CAAGGCACATAACTAGAAAATGATGAAGCGGAGCCTCATACTCAGATCTCctggttccatgcccagtgctgGCTGCTCCTACATCAGGGAGAGGAAGTGTAGTCGAATTAATGTGACTGCTGGTTGAAATAGAGGTAGGAAATCAACAGTTGGCAGTTTGTGGAGaaagctttgtgtgtgtgtgtgtgtgtgtgtgtgtgtgtgtgtgtgtgagagagagagagagagagagagagagagagagagagagagacagaaggagggacggagaggtgggggaggggagagaataggagggagggaaggctcAAGGGGAGAGCATGCAAGCAAGCTCCCAGACACCTGCTTTACACTTCTTcaacttccttccctccctgaaTCTTTGGAAAGCAGGTGTGAGTCAActgtaaacacagagaaaaaggtcAGCCGGCATTCCCTCAGATGGCAAAATCAAAAGTGGCTGGCGATGGGATTGTCTGTGTCCGTGCGGCTCTGCCCTTTAAAATGATCAGGAGAAGACAGTGGCTCTTTTTGAAATGGCTCTGTTAGCTGTTCTGGAACTCCCATCTCCACCCCTTACTACCTCCTGGGAAAAGGAAGGATGACAAAACGCCCTTACAAAAGTAAATTAGATCCAGTGAGAGGAAGGGGGGACCGCTGGGAACAGCACTGAGCAGGAGACCAGCCCAATCCTACCTGCCTAGACCAGCTCCCTGTGTAATGCTGAGCACAGCCTTCCTCAGCCCCAAGGGTCGGGCTGCTATTAACACCATCATTTTCATATACTGAATTCAAACTGAATTGAGAAGGTAGAGCACACTGTCCCAGGGGGAGTCAAAAATACAGAAGGATCAGCTAGCCTCTTCGAAGTAGCTTTTATTTGTCACGGACTTATGAGAATTGTGGGGGACGCTTTACATACAGCAGCCCTAACCCTTCTCGCACTTGACAACTTGTTTTTCTGATGAGACTACACTGATAGGTAATTTCCCACTTCCCAGAGTATTTGCCTAGATGATAAAGAACAgagaatttgtgtattttttgtctGATATCGTTTccaatatgatttttattttattttttattattaatatatgaaatttattgtcaaattggtttccatacaacacccagtgctcatcccaaaaggtgccctcctcaatgcccatcacccaccctccccaccctcccactccccatcaaccctcagtttattctcagtttttaagagtctcttatgctttggctctctcctactctaacctcttttttttttttttccttcccctcccccatgggtttctgttaagtttctcaggatccacataagagtgaaaacatatggtatctgtctttctcaagaACAGAGAATTTGAACATAACCTGTGTAGTTCCAAAGTTAAGTTCAACAGCCAAGTTGTACAGAGTCTGCAAGCACTAGGAGACAGGGAAGAAGTTAGCTCTTGCTATCAGCTCCAGGGAGAATTGTAATGGAGAAAGGTAGGCATTggagttgcaaaaaaaaaaaaaaaaacaaaaaattggacAGATAGAGGGTGCATTTTTTGAAGCAAGAACACACAAGCAGAGTCGGGGGTAATGGACATTACAGAttctagaaaattataaatatcccTGTTTGGTTTAAGGGTAGTTGTGTTGGGTTGTGGCTGGAGACCATAATTCCACCACATCATGAAGAACTTTGAATGCTGTACTAAAGGGTTTAGAACTTAACTTGTATAGGCAGCAAGGAGCCCCCCCAAAATTTGTATCAAGGGACTTATCAGCAACTGTCAGTATTCTCCTTTATAAGTATGCTTTATGTGTTGTGAAGAAATTAAACATAATCTGAAGTGTTTCAAAGAGGAGACATTTGTTTTCATTGCGTCTTACATAGACAATCACATTACCAGCTGACATGGCCCCCTAGGTAAGGAGTGGTGTTGTATCAGCACTTAGAACGCTTTGCATGCACAGTGAAATCAGCTAATcacactgttttttttcctagaataagacattgttttcttttgtgctttAGGAAGGGTTAAGAAACTTCAAGGAACTTCGAGCCAAATTTCAAAAGTTTGATGTGCCCTCTCTTCCAAGACCTATATTCCCAGCAAGAATTTCTCAAAAGAGCGATATTGGAAACACACAGTCAACAGGTGTTTTGGCCAGTGAGAAACCCCTCTCCTCCAACCACAGTCAGCTCCCACTGTATTGTTCTAGCGGTGAACCCCAGCCTCTTCAACCCCAGGAAATGAAGTCCTCCCAGAGGAGCAAGATTCAGAGATGTTCTGATTCCTCAGAACCTCCAGAAGGGTCTACTGATTCTGCAGTAAAGTCAAAGAAGACTTCTCTGCTGTTAGACGTGAATCAGTCAAATGCTGACATAACCCATGAGAGGAATGTCATGGTGACTGACAGCTTCAAAGACAAGCTCTGGAATTGGGAGAAGGTTTCATCTCAGAAAAGTGGGATGTCTTCAGCCTTTGTCCTTGCCAGTCGTGGAAGAAGGGCCTTCCATCTGGAGGAGGAGAAAAGCATAGGGCTTGCTCCAGAGGTGCCCAGGGGGAAGCTAGAAACAGGAGGAGCCCAGACCCTTCCTTCCCAGAAGCACTTGATGACCCCCCAAAATTCACTTGCCTCCTTTCAAGATCCTACTTCTCTACTTTTTCAGTGTGGCAGGAAGAGCCTAGAAAGCCCCTATCCTGAGAGGAGCCCCGTGGGGAACACCTGCCAGCCTGTCTATGAGAGTGAACTTGCCACCCAGGTCCCCGGTGAGAAAGTAATGCCTGAGGGAGGGGCCACTGTGTCTTTCTAATTTAGAGCCTCCTAGTGGTCATATGTGACCTGGGTGAGGTTTGCTCCGAACTCTAGAGCAGGTATGCGAGGCCCATCTGCTAACTTGTAATTTCAGGTTTGGGTAAAGTGCCTAATCTCCAGGAATCCTATTTAGAGATGATTTGGTCAAGTTTGGATTTGCCCTCCTAGCTCTACTTCTCACAAGATGCATGAACTTGGACAGTCGACTCAACCTCTTAGAGCCCGGTCTGCTCTCCTGTAAATCAGATCCATCACCAATCTGCCCCAGCTTGGTAAACAGCACAAACATCCTCCtagttgctcaggccaaaaacctAGGAACTGTGCTctagtcctctctctctcattctctgcatCCACTCCATCAGCAAACTCTTGGTTCCACCATGAAAATATGTTCTGAATCCCTCCACTTCTAtccatttctgccttcttttcttattCACACcatcatcatctctcacctggaccacCGCAGTGTTCCAGCTGGGTTCCCTGCTTCCATACTCTTGCCTCCTTTTATCCTATTCTCCTAGCGGGCACAGTGAACTTCTAACACATCAGTTAGATCACATCACTCCCCTGTTCAAATTCAGTTCCAGCAGTCTTATAGTGGCTGATGTGATTTGGCCCTTCCTACCTCTCTTACCCTCTCCTTTTACCACATGGGCCTTCTTGCTTTTCCTTAGATATACTAAGCTAgctccaccccagggcctttgcacttgctgagCACTCTGCCTGGAACATGCTTCCCCCAGGTCTTtgatgtctccctccctcccctccaccatggtCTCTGCTCAGTGTCACCTGTTGTGAGTAGAATTTGTGAATCACCATCTAAAATAACTACCCTACCCCCATAAGTCTCTGTCTTCTTACCTTGATTTGGTTTCCCTCCTATCCCATCCTTACGTGGTATATTGTTGTATACCTGTTTGCTTACCTCAATAAAATGTGAGTTACATGAGGGTAAAAACTGTCTTCTTTACCAccatatccccagcacctaaaaGACCAAGGCCAGGTTTGGTAGGTcctcaaaaagtatttattggatgcttggatgggtggatgggtagatgggtgggtaGAGGGATCTCCCACATATGACTCTATATGGTGGATACAGACTGTCCAGGTTCATGCATCTTGTAAGAAGTAGAGATACGAGGGCAAATCCAAGCTTGCCCAAATCATCTCTCAATCGTGGTCTCTGATTTCGTGGCTCTGCACCTTCTGGGTCCTGCTGATGTCTCTGACGTACTCCTGTTTCTCTCCCCCTGGCTCATAATAGACACTGGATTTCTTGCTGTTCCTTGAAAAGACTTTATTATGCTCAGGACATTGACATtagctcttcctcttccttcttgttTGAGCCTTCCATAGCTGCATTTAGGTCTCAGTTCACATGACACTTTCACAGCTAATCCTTCTCTTTATCTGAAGAAGTTAGTTCAGTTCCCACTCTTGCCTATCAGCCTGGTGGATCTCTTTCATAGAACCCGCAGGTCTCTGTGATTACCtttatttgtttgcatgtttATCATCAGTCTCCTCCTGTTAGAATGAAAATTCCTGAGGGCAAGGCTTGATCTCTTCTTGTTCTTAACTCCATACCCAGCtgttagaacagtgcctggaatagaGTAGATAATTAGTTATTGGTGAAGGGATGGGGCAGGAGGATGGTTCCTCTACCTGACTGAGCTGATGaggggattaaatgagagaacCCATGCCCTTggcttagcacagcacctggtaAAACTTAGGAACCCAGTTGGTAAGTGATCATTCATTTTCGCTACATTTCCTTAATTTGATAAAGACTGAAATTTCTCATGTTGCAACTTATCattacaatttaattataattataatccaTAGGTGCCTACgaaggggtatctgggtggctcagtcggttgagtgtccgacttcacctcaggtcatgatctcgcggttcatgagttcaagccccgtatcgggctcgttactgtcagcctgtcagtgcagagcccgctttggatcctctgtcccccctgtctctgcccctcccccactcgcactctcccaaaataaataatttttaaaaaaaaaaaaaagcctaggaAGAGAGGAGCTTGGTTCTGGCTGATATAACCCCTCCTGGTGGGGCACAAGGGGGCTGTCCTCCCAGCTCCCAGAGTGGGCAGCAGGGCTCTGAGGCAGTTGCAATGAGGGATTTGTACACTGGCCGCCATATTTAGTTTTAGCATGGATAGACCATGTACTCAACCACTGTATTATGTGAAGCAAAAACAAGGCTCTTGGATCATACAAGATGTTGTGCTGTGAAGCGTTAGAGGCAGATATGGTTTTCACATATAATATTGGGATTTCTGTTGGAGTTTGGCTTCTGAGTACAGAAGGACAAAATGTAGGCAATTTCTGTCTCAGAAAATTCCAGGACGCAAAACCATACAATCCACAGGTGCCCACATACCATAAACTTAGCCTTGAAGCTTGTCCCAGACTGTGAGCCCTGGAAATCAGAGATCAATTCTTACTCCTCTTTATAGCCCCCGTGTTATTTGCATGTCATAAGTGCTTGATGGAACCTTTCAGGGAGTAGTCACCATGCATTTTCTTGGAAGTAGGTTCTCTGCCTGATGCTGGCAGGAGAGCAATATGGCCTTGTCCCTGTGCATGAGGAGCTGACCCTCAATAGTAAGATAGACTGGCGGCCCCTCTAATATGCCACCACACTGGCGGAGAGGTGTTAATGATACGTTGTGGAGATACAAAACAGAGTGGTTAATTCTCACCTCGATTTTGAAATCAATGAAaccttcccagaggaggtgtCATTGGAGCAGGGCCTTAAACGAGTCAGAGCTTGCcaagaaggaagtgagggaacaGCATTCCAGAGCCAGGAATGGCATGAACAAAGTCTTGGATACAGGATgactttttaaatcaaattcagACAACTGAGAAGCCATTGGTATGAGTGAAAGATATTTGGGCTGAGGTCAGAAAAGGATGCTAAAGTGTAATAAAAGAATCTGGAAATGTGGATGGGGGGCCATGTTGTAGGAACATGCCAGAGGATGGAGTACATAAATGGATGTCATGCTGATGAAGCCAGGCTTCGTCCTCTGGGCAGCAGGCTAGTGACATGATCAGGTTTGCATTTTGATCAGGGCACCCTGGCCAGTAGGACAGATCTAGAcaagaagggagagagactggCCAGTTTCATCCAAGAAGCCATGAAAtggaaaatagtaataaaataactcacttttttttttaaatctctgctcaGAGAAACAGCCAGATGATAGGCATCACCAACTTCTCAAAACGAAGCCACTGCCTTCCATCAAGTCCCTGGGTCCTCCTCCCCCAAAGCCTCCGAAGCCCCCAGCCGTGAACCTCCAGGCCTTCCAGAGGCAGGCAGCTGTAATTGCTAAGACCCACACGGAAGGTAAGAAAATGCACAGGTCCCCTGCAGGCAGCCAGCCAGGGGCCAGTGGAAGTCATGGCTCCAGTGCCCacatccctcccccccctccccagccccccaccggCCTCCATTGCCTCCCTCTTCCTGTCAGCTCCCAGGTGATAATGCCGAACTGCTTTTCCATGGGGCCGGACGTCCATCACTGCTTATTTTCACGTGGAGGCCGTGGCAGCTTGCCCGTGAAATATGACAGATCTGCAGGAATTGGCCCCTTATCGCTCCTGGGCCAGCCCGCTTCCCCTGAGAGCATTGCATTTGATCACCGG
The sequence above is drawn from the Neofelis nebulosa isolate mNeoNeb1 chromosome 2, mNeoNeb1.pri, whole genome shotgun sequence genome and encodes:
- the FYB2 gene encoding FYN-binding protein 2 isoform X6; the encoded protein is MEGEGLRNFKELRAKFQKFDVPSLPRPIFPARISQKSDIGNTQSTGVLASEKPLSSNHSQLPLYCSSGEPQPLQPQEMKSSQRSKIQRCSDSSEPPEGSTDSAVKSKKTSLLLDVNQSNADITHERNVMVTDSFKDKLWNWEKVSSQKSGMSSAFVLASRGRRAFHLEEEKSIGLAPEVPRGKLETGGAQTLPSQKHLMTPQNSLASFQDPTSLLFQCGRKSLESPYPERSPVGNTCQPVYESELATQVPEKQPDDRHHQLLKTKPLPSIKSLGPPPPKPPKPPAVNLQAFQRQAAVIAKTHTEAAVEEGCLPPESAEFEEPHNYEATISYLKHSGNSINLCTAKEIADATYEVEIEELQKPWKSGLRGEFSPTHEDEGKKEKEKELCELAPRKPERDLHSSRLFEGTASGGMLGRNKVTKVHGGSRSPLPGKQDTGSIIAVQTKPRPHDPKLARHSLSHGGYVEALEVTKEMPGQGAWKPRSISEETYDDVECPSRGRTRSDFSSSFASDDVLLIPEENSEEVYEEVYKTKGNYPKIDLDGKEALKRLQKFLKKEKNRFKMKKNKLKENVRCTWSKKPSHQYVI